The Physeter macrocephalus isolate SW-GA unplaced genomic scaffold, ASM283717v5 random_444, whole genome shotgun sequence genome has a segment encoding these proteins:
- the CYB561D1 gene encoding probable transmembrane reductase CYB561D1 isoform X1 produces MQSLEVGLVPAPQREPRLTRWLRRGSGILAHLVALGFTIFLTVLSRPGTSLFSWHPVFMALAFCLCMAEAILLFSPEHSLFFCSRKARIRLHWAGQTLAILCAALGLGFIISSRTRSELPHLVSWHSWVGALTLLATSVQALCGLCLLCPRAARVSGVARLKLYHLTCGLVIFLMATVTVLLGMHSVWFQAQIKGAAWYLCLALPLYPALIIMHQISSFYLPRKKMEM; encoded by the exons ATGCAGTCCCTGGAGGTAGGTCTGGTTCCCGCTCCACAGAGGGAGCCGAGACTGACCCGGTGGCTGCGGAGAGGCAGTGGGATCTTGGCGCACCTGGTCGCTTTGGGCTTCACCATCTTTCTGACAGTGCTGTCCCGGCCAGGAACCA GTCTTTTCTCCTGGCACCCTGTATTCATGGCCTTGGCG TTCTGCCTCTGCATGGCTGAGGCCATCCTACTCTTCTCGCCTGAGCACTCCCTGTTCTTCTGCTCCCGAAAGGCCCGGATCCGACTCCATTGGGCGGGGCAGACCCTAGCCATCCTCTgcgcagccctgggcctgggctttATCATCTCCAGCAGGACCCGCAGTGAGCTGCCCCACCTGGTGTCCTGGCACAGCTGGGTAGGGGCTCTGACATTGCTGGCCACTAGCGTCCAGGCACTGTGTGGGCTCTGCCTCCTCTGTCCCCGGGCAGCCAGGGTCTCAGGGGTGGCTCGCCTCAAACTCTACCATCTGACATGTGGACTGGTGATCTTCTTAATGGCTACTGTAACAGTGCTCCTGGGTATGCACTCTGTGTGGTTCCAGGCCCAGATCAAAGGTGCAGCCTGGTACCTGTGCCTGGCGCTGCCCCTCTATCCAGCCCTGATAATCATGCACCAGATCTCCAGCTTCTACTTgccaaggaagaaaatggaaatgtga
- the CYB561D1 gene encoding probable transmembrane reductase CYB561D1 isoform X2, with amino-acid sequence MAEAILLFSPEHSLFFCSRKARIRLHWAGQTLAILCAALGLGFIISSRTRSELPHLVSWHSWVGALTLLATSVQALCGLCLLCPRAARVSGVARLKLYHLTCGLVIFLMATVTVLLGMHSVWFQAQIKGAAWYLCLALPLYPALIIMHQISSFYLPRKKMEM; translated from the coding sequence ATGGCTGAGGCCATCCTACTCTTCTCGCCTGAGCACTCCCTGTTCTTCTGCTCCCGAAAGGCCCGGATCCGACTCCATTGGGCGGGGCAGACCCTAGCCATCCTCTgcgcagccctgggcctgggctttATCATCTCCAGCAGGACCCGCAGTGAGCTGCCCCACCTGGTGTCCTGGCACAGCTGGGTAGGGGCTCTGACATTGCTGGCCACTAGCGTCCAGGCACTGTGTGGGCTCTGCCTCCTCTGTCCCCGGGCAGCCAGGGTCTCAGGGGTGGCTCGCCTCAAACTCTACCATCTGACATGTGGACTGGTGATCTTCTTAATGGCTACTGTAACAGTGCTCCTGGGTATGCACTCTGTGTGGTTCCAGGCCCAGATCAAAGGTGCAGCCTGGTACCTGTGCCTGGCGCTGCCCCTCTATCCAGCCCTGATAATCATGCACCAGATCTCCAGCTTCTACTTgccaaggaagaaaatggaaatgtga